Proteins encoded by one window of Moorella humiferrea:
- a CDS encoding YbjQ family protein, giving the protein MIITTTNTIEGHEIREYLGIVAGEAIMGANIVRDLFASITDIVGGRSGAYEEKLAQAREIALLEMADKARRLGGDAVVGVDLDYEVVREGMLMVTAAGTAVRLD; this is encoded by the coding sequence TTGATTATCACTACGACCAATACCATCGAGGGTCATGAGATTCGGGAATACCTGGGGATAGTAGCAGGTGAGGCCATCATGGGAGCCAATATCGTTCGTGATCTTTTTGCCAGCATTACCGATATTGTTGGCGGCCGCTCGGGAGCCTATGAAGAAAAGCTGGCCCAGGCCAGGGAAATCGCCTTGCTGGAAATGGCCGACAAGGCCAGACGCCTGGGCGGGGATGCCGTGGTGGGCGTTGACCTTGACTATGAAGTAGTAAGGGAAGGGATGCTCATGGTTACCGCCGCCGGT
- a CDS encoding DUF523 domain-containing protein has protein sequence MGRILVSACLAGVNCKYSGGHNLVPAIAELVAKGKAVPVCPETLGGLKIPRPPAEIQGGDGRDVLAGRARVVDKEGKDVTAAFLRGAAATLAKAREIEAELVVLKEKSPSCGSKFIYDGTFTGTKRPGFGVTTALLREHGFRVISEEEFAFKV, from the coding sequence ATGGGGAGAATCCTGGTCAGTGCCTGCCTGGCGGGCGTAAATTGTAAATACAGCGGCGGCCATAATCTGGTCCCGGCCATAGCCGAACTCGTAGCAAAGGGCAAAGCAGTTCCCGTCTGTCCGGAAACCCTGGGGGGATTAAAAATACCCCGGCCGCCGGCGGAAATCCAGGGCGGCGACGGTCGTGACGTACTGGCCGGCCGGGCCCGGGTGGTGGATAAAGAAGGAAAAGACGTAACGGCGGCCTTCCTCCGGGGCGCGGCGGCCACCCTGGCCAAGGCCCGGGAGATAGAGGCCGAACTGGTGGTCTTAAAAGAAAAAAGCCCCTCGTGCGGCAGCAAATTTATCTACGACGGCACCTTTACCGGCACCAAACGCCCAGGCTTTGGTGTCACAACGGCGCTTCTCAGGGAGCATGGTTTCAGGGTTATCAGTGAGGAAGAATTTGCTTTTAAAGTATAG